CTGCAGCTGCAGGATCAATCCTTGAACGCCCTGAAGCAATGTGTCATGCAGATCGCGCGCGATCTGTTCGCGCTCCAGCGCTTGAGCCTGAAGACGATCACGGACGCGCTGGGAAGTGCGCGCGGTATGGAGGCGAAGCAAATAGTAGATAACCAGCACCAAGGACAAGGCCACTACCAGTCGGAACCACAGTGTCTCGTAGAAGTAGGCAGGGACTACGAGATGAACGCGATCTACAGATGTGCTCCACACGCCATCGTTGTTCGCCGCCATCACCTCGAAGTCATACTGTCCCGGAGACAGATTGGTATAGCTCGCTTCCCGATTGAGCCCAGTCTCTCGCCAAGCATCCTGAAATCCCACGAGTCGATAGCGAAACCTTGCTTTCACAGCGTCTGTCAGCACCGGAGCCGTGAATGAAAAGACCACCTCACGCTCTCCTGTCGGAAGCGTGATACGAGGCCGCGCCGAGCGGACTTCCCCGCCAGCTTTCAGCGTCTGAATCTGAACCTGTGGTGCGCGTTTGTTGCGGCTGATCGCCGCTGGATCAATGCTGGCAAGACTGTTTGTGGCCACCCAGATCCGCCCATCGTCTGCCTGGGCCACAGAGGGCAGCGGAGGAGTCTGAGAGGCGCCTCCGTCCAACCCATCGCGATAGTCGAAACTCTCACTGCGCACTCGATAGTCCGGGTCTATGACCGCGTGTTCCAACTCATCAGCAGACACGCGCACCAAGCCATCTATCTGACTGACCCACAATTCTCCGCCCGCGGTCATGACCAGTCCGCTCACGCCGACAAACTGGCCTTCTCGCGGGAGAAGCGAGCGAAAACCCCCAGGCGTCCTGATGGCGATCCCGTCGCCTCCTGCCAACACCACTTTCCCTTGCCCCACAGCGATGTTCTTGATCGTACCGATGCTGAGCCCATCGTGAGATGTGAACTTCTCAAGGTGGCTGCCGTGAATGCGGAAAAGTTGATCATCAGGGCTTCCAAGCCAGAGATCGCCCCGCTCATCGGTTGCAAACGCGGTCACCATATTGGGCAACTGGTTAAAGCCTCCCCGATCAATCCACTGGCGTCCGTCCCATTTGAATACGCCAACGTGTTGAGACGCAAACCAAGGTGCACCACCACCATCAACACCGATTGCCTCGATGAACGTCCCGCTCCTCATCGGCGGCAGGGGCAACTTGGTCACCACGTCATTCTCTACGCGTAGGAGCTCCTCCCGGTCCCAGCCACCAATCCACGTGATCCCGCTTCGATCACGATAGATGTAGGTCAGCCGAGAGCCGGCTTGTTCGAGATGCTGATTCTTCGGCCCAACAGAGAACAAGCCCCGACCATATCCAATCATGTAGATGCCGCCACCGGTTCGAGCAGCGATCCCGCCCGTGTTCCCTGGATAGGCAGATGCGCTTACGCGATTGGGCCGGAACCGGGCTATGCCTCCATAGCTTCCGGCCCAGATGTTGCCCTCGCTGTCGATCAGCATACAAAGAGACGCGAACGATTCAGTGTCTTTCACCGCGGTTTCCCCAAGCAGGGGACGACCTTCCGATGACATCGGATGCGGGACCTGCGCGGAAAAGACCCCACGCGCGCTATTGAAGAACACTCTTCCGTCAGGCGTAGCGAGGATCGTCCCCCCCTTGTAGGTGTCCCAATGCAAAGCTTCCTGGCTGGCCTGGAACTGCCTCAGACCGAAATAGACATCGTGAAACCAGATAGCCCCGGATGCATCCTCAGCCAGCTTGCCGTATCCAGCGCCCTTCGCAACGAGCTCAAATGGAAGCCTTGGCGCCTGCTGGCGGAACACCCCTTCGTTGGTCGCCAACCACAAGCTGCCATCACGGGCAAAGAGCGCATCGAAGAACAAAGCTCCATTGAACACACCCTGATTTCTCAGCTCGACCTTCGGGCCATCTGGCTCCAGTGCGAGCAGGGTCGAATTGGTCAGGATGCGTACTCTCCCGTCATGGCCGATACTCAAGCACAAGACGTCCCCGGTACCTTCGGGCAGGTTGACCGTTTTCCCGATACGGCCGTCCTTGAAGAGGGTGACCGAATGACCTGCACCAATCCAGAGCGCCCCCTTTGCGTCAACGACCAACGCCCTGATCGAATTGGGCAGCTTGGGAAAAAGGGGCGGCTCGATACGCGTGAACTGAAGACCGTCGAAGCGATAGAGACCCGTGCTGGTGCCCAGCCAGAGAAACCCATCAGGGGTCTGGGCAAGCGCACGCACATCCGTGGGCGCTCCTTCGCGCGCGCTCCACTGTGTGGTGGTGTACTGGGTCTGTGCAAACGCCGGGAGGCTGAGCAGAAGCGCAAGGAACAAAAGCACCCTGTCAAGCCATAACGGCTTGAATGACTTTGCCTGCTGAAAGCCCAAAGTAAGCCGCATGAATCCCCGCTTTGCTCCAATGTCGACAGGCGTCCCGCAGGTCCGCTTCAGCGGTCCCCTCTATCGCGCCAGTATAGTAATCGACGGGATGGAGGCGCCATCTGAAGGGGGAGACCACGCCTTGAACTGTTCGCCCCCAACGTCTTCGCGCCGCCGTTTGCCTGCTCGTCCTGGACCGGCGTCCTGGGCCCTATGCTGACACCGCCCTAGTCCATGACCCTGCCACGAGGATCATCGATATGCATGGCAGCTACGTCGTAGCGAACGCCCTCTCGATGCAGGATCTGGACATTCTTGACAACGGTCGCGAGCGCTTTGAGAAAGGCTTCCCCATTCTCATGAGCTTCGTAAGCCTCCAGGCTCTCGTATCCTTCGACCAGATGGAATGCGTTCTCATCGGTAATATCCGCAGCAAAGGCGTAGAAGATGCAGCCGGGAATCTTCTTGGCAGCTTCCATATCCGGCTTTACCGCCTCAATGAAAGTCAGACGATCCTCTGGCGCAACTCGATAATAGGCGCTCACAACCACTCGGGTGGGCCTGGTCTTGTCATGGTCACTCATTCGCTGCACTCCGTCTCTAAAGGAAAAATATGATTCAACTCGCACCACGCGCGTCCCTGCGTTCAATCTCCCGGGCTAGCGCCATACCTTGAACGCCTTGCGCATCTCCTCGGAGAAAATCTGCGGCTGCTCAAAAGCGGCGAAGTGCCCACCGTGTTCGACTTCGTTCCAATAGAACAGATTTGGCCAGGCCGCCTCGGCCCATGCTTTAGGCGCCCGATAGATTTCTTTGGGGAATATCGTCGCTCCCATGGGCAGATCGATGCGTCCTGCAGTGAACCCAGTGGGCCCATTGCGCGAGTTCTGCCAGTAGATGCGTGCGCTTGAAGCCGATGTATTGGTGAACCAGTAAAGCGAGATGTTGTCGAGCATCGCGTCGATGGGCAACGCATCCTCGGGATTGCCATGATTGTCGGTCCAGGCCTGGAATTTTTCATAGATCCAGCAAGCCTGACCAACCGGCGAGTCGGCCAAGCTGTAGCCGATCGTCTGCGGCTTTGTTGCTTGTTCCAGGAAATAGCCGGACTCTTCGCGCGCAAACTTTCCGGCAGCTTCGATTGCCCGCTTTTCTTCGGGCGTCGGGTTGTCAGGGAGCTTGTCGGGGAATACCAGTGGCCAGTTGACGTGCGCAGCCACAAGACCCTGCGGCTTCAAGTGGCCCAACGCATGCGTAACACCAGAGCCCCAGTCCCCTCCCTGGGCAACCCACTTCGTGTAGCCCAGCCGCTGCATGAGGGTCGCCCAGGCCTTGGCGGTGCGCATCACATCCCAGCCCTGTTCAGTTGGCTTGTCAGAGAAGCCGAAGCCAGGCTGAGAGGGCACCACGACATCGAATGCCTCC
Above is a genomic segment from Stenotrophomonas sp. ESTM1D_MKCIP4_1 containing:
- a CDS encoding sensor histidine kinase, producing the protein MLLFLALLLSLPAFAQTQYTTTQWSAREGAPTDVRALAQTPDGFLWLGTSTGLYRFDGLQFTRIEPPLFPKLPNSIRALVVDAKGALWIGAGHSVTLFKDGRIGKTVNLPEGTGDVLCLSIGHDGRVRILTNSTLLALEPDGPKVELRNQGVFNGALFFDALFARDGSLWLATNEGVFRQQAPRLPFELVAKGAGYGKLAEDASGAIWFHDVYFGLRQFQASQEALHWDTYKGGTILATPDGRVFFNSARGVFSAQVPHPMSSEGRPLLGETAVKDTESFASLCMLIDSEGNIWAGSYGGIARFRPNRVSASAYPGNTGGIAARTGGGIYMIGYGRGLFSVGPKNQHLEQAGSRLTYIYRDRSGITWIGGWDREELLRVENDVVTKLPLPPMRSGTFIEAIGVDGGGAPWFASQHVGVFKWDGRQWIDRGGFNQLPNMVTAFATDERGDLWLGSPDDQLFRIHGSHLEKFTSHDGLSIGTIKNIAVGQGKVVLAGGDGIAIRTPGGFRSLLPREGQFVGVSGLVMTAGGELWVSQIDGLVRVSADELEHAVIDPDYRVRSESFDYRDGLDGGASQTPPLPSVAQADDGRIWVATNSLASIDPAAISRNKRAPQVQIQTLKAGGEVRSARPRITLPTGEREVVFSFTAPVLTDAVKARFRYRLVGFQDAWRETGLNREASYTNLSPGQYDFEVMAANNDGVWSTSVDRVHLVVPAYFYETLWFRLVVALSLVLVIYYLLRLHTARTSQRVRDRLQAQALEREQIARDLHDTLLQGVQGLILQLQVIMDNLPDSTRGQSSISAALYQAEELMKEGRARVGELRPGQDDTDLAGYLNSVAEAFRDGTGPVLEILQGDETLQLTPMVNAEVRRIISEALINALRHANSTRIELSFRRTGRDFCVEVRDDGHGIEPEILQAGGRPGHWGLAGMRERAQRLGGTLHIASRLELGTRIELHIPAGVAFGKRRKAPGRWRSALARRFGAKRG
- a CDS encoding antibiotic biosynthesis monooxygenase family protein, translating into MSDHDKTRPTRVVVSAYYRVAPEDRLTFIEAVKPDMEAAKKIPGCIFYAFAADITDENAFHLVEGYESLEAYEAHENGEAFLKALATVVKNVQILHREGVRYDVAAMHIDDPRGRVMD
- a CDS encoding alpha/beta fold hydrolase, whose amino-acid sequence is MNFANDVSRRDFLKLGAGTAALALPAASIGASAHGLFERGGARSSSDLPPTTEAITPFLVNVPEQEIRELRNRLKQTRWPDAGTVSDWSQGVPMEKARRLVMHWANEHDWRKFERRINAFPQFRTRIDGLGIHFIHAKSKHANALPIILTHGWPGSVVEFLEVIERLTNPTAFGGTAEEAFDVVVPSQPGFGFSDKPTEQGWDVMRTAKAWATLMQRLGYTKWVAQGGDWGSGVTHALGHLKPQGLVAAHVNWPLVFPDKLPDNPTPEEKRAIEAAGKFAREESGYFLEQATKPQTIGYSLADSPVGQACWIYEKFQAWTDNHGNPEDALPIDAMLDNISLYWFTNTSASSARIYWQNSRNGPTGFTAGRIDLPMGATIFPKEIYRAPKAWAEAAWPNLFYWNEVEHGGHFAAFEQPQIFSEEMRKAFKVWR